Proteins from one Oscillospiraceae bacterium genomic window:
- a CDS encoding DUF4956 domain-containing protein: MVYNMLDFLFAQYFTSAIDATSVIITMLVSFALGGISALVYNFTHRESINKAGFSLTLMILPVIISIIIMLIGNNIARAFSVAGAFSIIRYRSIPGEPLDIAYAFFALAVGLGCGIGYLGYSVIFAVFLSAILLAEHLIKQINPKNMHMQLKIIVPENLSCNELFDEVLAKYTKSYKLIRIKSTDFGTVFEVTYRIMLAEETDQKEFIDSLRVLNGNLNISLSMAEINPTYEG, translated from the coding sequence ATGGTTTATAATATGCTCGATTTCCTGTTCGCCCAGTATTTCACAAGTGCCATCGACGCGACTTCTGTTATAATAACAATGCTTGTCTCGTTCGCTCTGGGCGGAATCTCCGCGCTTGTATATAATTTCACACACCGCGAATCAATTAACAAAGCCGGCTTCTCTCTTACTCTTATGATTCTTCCCGTAATTATTTCAATTATAATTATGCTGATCGGAAACAATATCGCCCGTGCGTTCAGTGTCGCAGGCGCATTCTCAATAATCAGATACCGCAGCATTCCAGGTGAGCCGCTTGATATCGCATACGCGTTCTTTGCTCTCGCCGTGGGTCTTGGATGTGGAATAGGTTATCTAGGTTATTCCGTTATATTCGCCGTTTTTCTTTCCGCCATCTTACTTGCCGAACACCTGATAAAACAGATCAACCCGAAAAATATGCATATGCAGCTCAAGATTATCGTTCCAGAAAATTTAAGCTGCAACGAGCTTTTCGATGAAGTGCTTGCAAAGTATACAAAATCATACAAGCTCATCAGAATTAAATCGACTGATTTCGGAACGGTTTTCGAGGTCACCTATCGCATTATGCTGGCAGAAGAAACAGATCAGAAGGAATTCATAGACAGCCTGAGAGTTTTAAACGGCAATCTCAACATTTCACTCAGTATGGCCGAAATAAATCCGACATACGAGGGATAA
- a CDS encoding polyphosphate polymerase domain-containing protein produces MFLTSFVRREYKYLINRSKYETILPYIQTFARPDDYCTSSDGYFVANIYYDTPGNNIIRHSVSDPYFKEKLRMRFYSQPKSIDDPVFVEMKKKLNGIVSKRRITLPLGEAESFLTGVMPKPRDDYLFNQISKELMQFILVNDVRPSVRIDYKRIAFFSCDNPDVRITFDYDITSCRDDPSPVRESGGIPLISDDEMLMEIKFSNSVPIGLARLLSEAHIYRNGYSKYGNEYKRFVSGSNERYGL; encoded by the coding sequence ATGTTCTTGACATCCTTTGTACGGCGCGAATATAAATATCTTATTAACCGGAGCAAATACGAAACAATACTTCCTTATATACAAACCTTCGCCCGCCCGGACGATTACTGCACTTCGTCAGACGGATATTTTGTCGCAAATATTTATTATGATACGCCCGGAAATAACATTATCCGACATTCCGTGTCCGATCCTTATTTCAAGGAAAAGCTCAGGATGAGATTTTATTCACAGCCCAAATCAATAGACGATCCTGTTTTTGTGGAGATGAAAAAAAAGCTTAACGGTATAGTTTCGAAACGGAGGATAACTTTACCGCTGGGAGAGGCGGAATCATTTCTGACCGGCGTCATGCCAAAGCCCAGGGATGATTATCTTTTCAACCAGATTTCCAAAGAGCTTATGCAGTTTATTCTTGTCAATGATGTACGTCCGTCCGTCAGGATAGATTATAAAAGGATTGCATTTTTTTCCTGCGATAATCCCGATGTAAGAATAACATTTGATTATGATATCACTTCCTGCCGCGACGATCCGTCACCGGTCAGGGAAAGCGGAGGAATCCCGCTCATTTCTGATGATGAAATGCTCATGGAAATAAAATTTTCAAATTCTGTCCCTATCGGACTTGCCAGGCTTTTGTCAGAAGCTCATATATATCGCAACGGCTATTCCAAATACGGAAACGAGTATAAAAGGTTCGTTTCCGGTTCAAACGAAAGGTATGGTTTATAA
- a CDS encoding tyrosine recombinase XerC, translating to MSFDNVPEFMLNFFNYKRTIQGCSEKTVREYYYDLSGFFRYYLVFIKGVDKETASLKMLTIENVKSVTSSNIYSYLAYLADTKHDNGSTRARKICAIRSFYKYLRVKVSLIEKDPAKDIETPKHRKPLPKFLTETESVGLLDAIGESEEAGDKNSVRNYAIITLFLNCGFRVSELCGISLSDITTDLTQVTVIGKGDKERTVYLNGACRDALSKYLDFRASIPDIRDKNALFISRNKRRISVKTVQWFVYKYINAAGLSGKGYSVHKLRHTAATLMYNTGKVDIRTIKDILGHEQLNTTQIYTHVSSLQIKNALEENPLSHIKTEQKK from the coding sequence TTGAGCTTTGACAATGTTCCGGAATTCATGTTGAATTTCTTCAATTATAAAAGGACTATACAGGGATGCTCGGAAAAAACGGTTCGTGAATATTATTACGACCTTTCGGGCTTTTTCCGCTATTATCTCGTTTTTATAAAAGGAGTCGATAAAGAAACAGCGTCTCTTAAGATGCTTACCATAGAGAATGTCAAAAGCGTTACATCCTCGAACATATATTCATACCTTGCTTATCTCGCCGACACAAAGCACGACAACGGCAGCACGCGGGCAAGAAAAATTTGTGCGATAAGATCGTTTTACAAATATCTGCGCGTTAAAGTATCATTGATAGAAAAGGATCCGGCAAAGGACATCGAAACCCCGAAACACAGAAAGCCATTGCCGAAATTCCTTACCGAAACAGAAAGCGTCGGGCTTCTTGATGCCATTGGCGAATCTGAAGAAGCCGGAGACAAGAATTCAGTTCGCAATTATGCGATTATAACACTTTTTTTAAACTGCGGCTTCCGCGTCAGCGAGCTTTGCGGCATATCGCTGTCGGACATAACAACCGACCTTACTCAGGTCACCGTAATTGGCAAGGGTGATAAGGAACGCACGGTTTATCTCAACGGGGCATGCCGCGACGCGCTTTCGAAATACCTTGATTTTCGCGCCTCAATACCTGATATAAGAGATAAAAACGCTCTTTTTATCAGCCGCAATAAACGGCGCATTTCGGTCAAGACGGTTCAATGGTTCGTATACAAATACATAAACGCAGCCGGGCTGTCCGGGAAGGGATATTCCGTTCACAAGCTGCGCCATACAGCCGCGACCTTGATGTATAATACCGGAAAGGTTGATATCCGTACCATCAAGGACATCCTCGGACACGAGCAGCTTAATACGACCCAGATATATACGCATGTCAGCTCGTTGCAGATCAAGAATGCACTTGAGGAAAACCCTCTTTCACATATAAAAACAGAACAAAAAAAATAA
- a CDS encoding N-acetylmuramoyl-L-alanine amidase, whose protein sequence is MTHVNAPQLNIHKLRHPNRVYAYRATAMIFLFMLIAIAFAAAGYFIVFHFLDGTSDVCRYDPSQYVSENSRGLLFSPSFSPRCVIIDAGHGGADGGARGVTGVEEKDINLALSLKTASFLRMYGINVLLTRETDQMLNIPGAKSRKLSDVTERVKFCRENPNNAFVSIHMNKYPLESCRGLQVFYSANAPESKLLAEMIKNTVTSSIQPDNNRTCKKAGDSIFVLDRIETCAVLVECGFLSNYEESRLLQSEAYQNRLAFVLAAAIRNYLYTEN, encoded by the coding sequence TTGACACACGTAAATGCTCCGCAGCTTAATATACATAAGCTCAGACATCCGAATCGGGTTTATGCATACAGGGCCACGGCAATGATATTCCTGTTTATGCTCATAGCGATTGCTTTTGCCGCGGCAGGATATTTTATAGTTTTTCATTTTCTTGACGGCACATCTGATGTCTGCAGGTATGATCCGTCGCAATATGTTTCAGAGAATAGTCGGGGATTACTTTTTTCACCTTCGTTTTCGCCGCGTTGTGTGATAATCGACGCAGGGCACGGAGGAGCGGACGGAGGAGCCCGCGGCGTTACCGGCGTCGAAGAAAAGGATATTAACCTTGCTTTATCGTTAAAAACGGCATCTTTTTTAAGAATGTACGGGATAAATGTACTGCTGACTCGCGAAACCGATCAGATGTTAAATATTCCGGGAGCAAAAAGCCGAAAGCTTTCCGATGTTACCGAGCGTGTGAAATTTTGCAGAGAAAACCCAAATAATGCCTTTGTCAGCATACACATGAACAAGTATCCTCTTGAAAGCTGTCGCGGGCTTCAGGTGTTTTATTCCGCAAATGCGCCGGAAAGCAAGCTGTTGGCGGAAATGATAAAAAACACTGTGACCTCGTCGATTCAACCGGATAATAACCGTACCTGTAAAAAAGCGGGAGACAGTATTTTTGTACTTGACCGCATAGAGACCTGCGCCGTGCTTGTGGAATGCGGGTTTTTATCCAACTACGAGGAATCTCGCCTGTTGCAGAGCGAAGCGTATCAAAACCGGCTCGCGTTTGTGCTTGCCGCGGCGATAAGAAATTATTTATACACAGAAAACTGA
- the radA gene encoding DNA repair protein RadA — protein sequence MAASQNSQKEKTVYVCTECGCVHEKWGGKCRECGAWNTLEEEVRAPVSKSLSSVSLKNGKKSISLSIIDRLAASESRISTGISEFDRSLGGGLVSSGVVLLSGEPGIGKSTLLLQIAGKCFDRKILYVSGEESLSQIRLRADRLGIENDKLFIFCETELDVIISEIRELKPDILIVDSIQTMADAGLSSSAGSITQVRQAASAFISEAKSSDIATVLVGHINKDGAIAGPKLLEHMVDAVLSFEGDRSKAYRIVRAVKNRFGSTNEIGMFEMTRSGLSEVSDPSRRLIEDSPRNVSGSCSVCVMEGTRPIIAEVQALVTKSPFPAPRRLANGIDYNRMSLLIAILEKRLGLKFFDRDVYINVTGGMRLDETATDLGIAAAMISSLRNIRFADNLIAIGELGLAGEVRMVSSIEARINEAVRMGFDRIILPFRGLQSLEAVSGKEKLVGVKSIYELVSVITQSGVVENPAGNSDMDKQE from the coding sequence ATGGCTGCATCGCAAAATTCTCAAAAAGAAAAAACGGTATATGTCTGCACCGAATGCGGTTGTGTCCACGAAAAATGGGGCGGTAAATGCAGGGAATGCGGAGCGTGGAACACGCTTGAAGAAGAGGTGCGGGCGCCTGTTTCCAAAAGCTTGTCAAGCGTGTCTTTAAAAAATGGCAAAAAAAGCATTTCTCTTAGTATAATAGACCGGCTTGCCGCTTCGGAAAGCCGCATTTCAACCGGAATTTCGGAATTTGACCGTTCTCTCGGAGGCGGGCTCGTATCTTCCGGTGTCGTACTGCTGTCCGGAGAACCTGGGATAGGAAAATCGACACTGCTTCTTCAGATAGCCGGTAAATGCTTCGACAGAAAAATATTGTATGTTTCCGGTGAGGAATCTCTTTCGCAGATCAGGCTTCGCGCCGACAGGCTTGGTATAGAAAACGATAAGCTCTTCATTTTTTGTGAAACAGAGCTTGACGTGATAATATCGGAGATAAGGGAGCTTAAACCGGATATTCTGATTGTCGATTCAATCCAGACTATGGCGGATGCCGGATTATCATCTTCTGCCGGGAGCATAACGCAGGTCAGACAAGCTGCTTCCGCCTTTATTTCAGAGGCAAAATCTTCGGATATCGCGACTGTATTGGTCGGACATATAAATAAAGACGGAGCGATTGCCGGGCCGAAGCTTTTGGAGCATATGGTTGACGCCGTCCTTTCCTTTGAGGGCGACAGATCAAAGGCATATCGTATAGTTCGCGCCGTAAAAAACAGGTTTGGCAGCACAAATGAAATAGGTATGTTTGAAATGACTCGCTCCGGGCTTTCCGAAGTTTCCGATCCCAGCCGCAGACTTATCGAGGACAGTCCGCGTAACGTATCGGGCTCCTGCTCCGTGTGTGTGATGGAGGGCACTCGTCCGATTATTGCCGAAGTGCAGGCACTTGTGACAAAATCTCCTTTTCCGGCGCCGAGACGTCTTGCGAACGGCATAGATTATAACCGGATGTCGCTTTTGATTGCCATTCTGGAAAAGCGGCTCGGATTAAAATTCTTTGATCGCGATGTATACATAAACGTGACCGGTGGAATGAGGCTTGACGAAACTGCGACTGATCTCGGAATTGCCGCGGCAATGATATCCAGTCTGAGAAACATAAGATTTGCTGACAATCTTATAGCTATCGGCGAATTGGGACTTGCAGGAGAGGTGCGCATGGTTTCGTCTATTGAAGCGAGAATAAACGAAGCGGTAAGAATGGGCTTTGACCGTATCATACTGCCGTTCCGCGGTCTGCAAAGCCTTGAAGCTGTTTCGGGAAAGGAAAAGCTCGTCGGCGTAAAAAGCATATACGAACTTGTCTCGGTCATTACACAATCCGGTGTTGTCGAAAACCCGGCGGGAAACAGCGATATGGATAAGCAGGAATAA